A single Silvibacterium dinghuense DNA region contains:
- a CDS encoding virulence RhuM family protein, protein MPEEQNFPAGEILLYQTEDGTVRVECRFADETLWLSQALIAELFQRDVRTINEHLQNIYEEEELYPDRTIRKFRIVRWEGDREVARLVEHYNLDAILAVGYRVRSAQGTQFRRWATARLSEYLVKGFTLDDERLKNPPGASSSVPDYFDELLERIRDIRASEKRMYLRVREIFALASDYQASTAQTTTFFQTIQNKLHFATTGKTAAETIRSRAKATEPNMGLTTWKGGRVTKADVTVAKNYLSQPEIEELNRIVVMWLDFAEDQAKRRKQVFLKDWTAKLDSFLEFNERRVLDNAGSLSKDAADRFAEKEYAKFEVERRRMLEAEGERAMSQEIEAKVSDLSKRQRGKK, encoded by the coding sequence ATGCCCGAAGAGCAAAATTTTCCGGCTGGAGAAATTCTTCTTTACCAAACCGAGGACGGGACGGTCCGGGTCGAGTGCCGGTTCGCAGACGAAACGCTCTGGCTGAGCCAAGCGCTGATCGCCGAGCTGTTTCAGCGGGACGTTCGCACCATCAACGAACACCTGCAAAACATCTACGAAGAGGAAGAATTATACCCTGATCGAACTATCCGGAAATTCCGGATAGTTCGCTGGGAGGGTGACCGGGAGGTCGCCCGCCTCGTCGAGCACTACAACCTGGACGCCATTCTGGCGGTCGGCTACCGCGTCCGCTCCGCGCAGGGCACGCAGTTCCGGCGCTGGGCGACGGCGCGGCTGAGCGAATACCTAGTCAAGGGCTTCACCCTGGACGATGAGCGCCTGAAGAACCCTCCGGGAGCTTCGTCGAGCGTTCCGGACTACTTCGACGAACTGCTTGAGCGGATTCGGGATATCCGGGCCAGCGAGAAGCGGATGTACCTGCGGGTCCGCGAAATCTTCGCGCTGGCAAGCGACTATCAGGCTTCTACCGCCCAGACGACGACCTTCTTCCAGACGATCCAGAACAAGCTGCACTTTGCCACGACTGGCAAGACCGCTGCCGAGACGATCCGCTCGCGGGCGAAGGCGACCGAGCCGAACATGGGGCTGACGACCTGGAAGGGTGGCCGGGTGACGAAAGCAGATGTCACCGTGGCTAAGAACTACCTGAGCCAGCCTGAGATCGAAGAGCTGAACCGGATTGTGGTCATGTGGCTGGATTTTGCCGAGGATCAGGCTAAGCGCCGCAAGCAGGTGTTCCTGAAAGACTGGACGGCCAAGCTGGATTCCTTTCTGGAGTTCAACGAGCGCCGCGTGCTGGATAACGCGGGTTCGCTGAGCAAAGATGCTGCGGATCGATTCGCGGAAAAGGAATATGCAAAATTTGAGGTAGAACGACGCCGGATGCTCGAAGCGGAAGGCGAACGCGCCATGTCCCAGGAGATCGAAGCGAAGGTCTCTGACCTGTCCAAGAGACAGCGAGGAAAGAAATAG
- a CDS encoding DEAD/DEAH box helicase family protein: MHLLYEDLPHQRAAIDAVCDLFRGQEISRAEFTVTLPTDQLELTGVQQSDLGIGNRVSNTADDYLLANLREIQLRNSIPQDDTLAHDRNFDVEMETGTGKTYVYLSTIYELNQRFGFTKFVIVVPSVAIKEGVGSTLRDTAEHFRRKYNQLAHHFVYDSSRLSAIRDFATSKDIEIMVATVQSLYGGRTIFNNPQEKLAGEKPLDVVASTNPILIVDEPQSVEGLGTAGREALKALRPLVTLRYSATHIQHHHTVYKLDAVDAYEQRLVKQIEVASLLSENDHNRPYIKLLRIEAKKNKPVRAELELDCERVNGIQREPIWVYATDPLDQATNRSVYADHVVDSIRKKSRDVAGSMDAVELRVPGATVTLTPEEPVFGDVDEGALSAAMIRRTIKAHLDKEKRLRPRGIKVLSLFFIRRVEDYRLTDGSPGPYVAIFEQEYARLARLPEYKQLFEGADMATVARDVHNGYFSIDREKKLITPFEGEIKLKGGNQDTRDTETYNLIMREKTRLLDLKTPLKFIFSHSALREGWDNPNVFQICAFREMNQERERRQTLGRGLRLCVNQQGERIRGFETNTLTVIANESYQSFAEKLQKDIQDETGIRFGIVDPIEFATIPVQKEGESAVALGKESSQKLWDSLRQSGYLDNNGKATEALKKALDTKTLQLPTEFEAQRELIEERLNKISAGVVIRNADEPRPTVRLREAVLNSEEFRQLWDRIRTKSTYRVHFDPELLVQNCVRAIQREVIAPPTFITTTTTASLGRGGITAGETATSVPEVVSTEQPFFPDLVSELQDKTQLLRRTVVRILSESRRLQDFRRNPNEFIRVVSKAIIAAKRQTLVDGVQYHRLSDSFYAQELFLHQELTGYLANLVPSKRSLYEETVCDSNVERTFVEELERSEGVKLYVKLPGWFVVPTPLGGYNPDWAVLLSRDGEERLYFVLETKGAFRNLRPKEEAQILCGERHFHAVAAAENPARFEPIRELKDLYTKIVGG; encoded by the coding sequence GTGCATCTGCTCTACGAAGACCTGCCTCATCAACGCGCCGCCATTGATGCCGTCTGTGACCTGTTTCGTGGGCAGGAGATTTCGCGTGCCGAGTTCACCGTCACCCTGCCTACCGACCAGCTTGAGCTGACCGGCGTACAGCAATCGGACCTGGGCATTGGCAACCGCGTCAGCAATACGGCCGACGACTATCTCCTGGCGAACCTGCGCGAGATACAGCTCCGCAACTCAATCCCGCAGGATGACACTCTCGCGCATGACCGCAATTTCGATGTGGAGATGGAGACGGGTACAGGCAAGACCTACGTCTACCTGAGCACTATCTATGAGCTGAACCAGCGATTCGGCTTCACGAAGTTCGTCATCGTGGTTCCTTCGGTCGCGATCAAGGAAGGCGTTGGATCGACGCTGCGCGATACCGCCGAACACTTCCGGCGCAAGTACAACCAGCTCGCGCATCACTTCGTCTATGACTCGTCCCGTTTGAGTGCGATTCGAGACTTCGCGACGAGCAAAGACATCGAGATCATGGTGGCAACGGTGCAGTCGCTCTATGGCGGGCGCACTATCTTCAATAACCCGCAGGAAAAGCTTGCTGGTGAGAAGCCGCTGGACGTTGTAGCCTCTACGAATCCGATCCTGATCGTGGATGAACCGCAGAGCGTCGAAGGCCTGGGAACGGCTGGACGCGAGGCGCTTAAGGCACTCAGGCCTTTGGTGACGCTGCGCTACTCGGCGACGCATATTCAGCACCACCATACCGTGTACAAGCTGGATGCGGTGGATGCCTATGAGCAGCGACTGGTGAAGCAGATTGAGGTGGCCTCACTGCTGAGCGAGAACGACCATAATCGCCCGTACATTAAGCTGCTGCGGATTGAAGCCAAGAAGAACAAGCCCGTGCGGGCTGAGCTGGAACTCGACTGCGAGCGTGTGAACGGCATTCAGCGTGAGCCTATCTGGGTCTACGCCACCGATCCTCTGGACCAGGCCACAAACCGGAGTGTCTACGCGGACCATGTAGTCGATAGCATCCGCAAGAAAAGCCGCGATGTCGCCGGTAGTATGGATGCGGTTGAGCTACGTGTGCCCGGCGCAACAGTGACGCTGACACCGGAGGAACCGGTCTTCGGCGATGTGGACGAGGGTGCGCTATCGGCAGCCATGATCCGCCGCACCATCAAGGCTCACCTGGATAAAGAAAAACGCCTACGCCCGCGTGGCATTAAGGTGCTGAGCCTCTTCTTCATCAGACGCGTAGAAGACTATCGCCTGACGGACGGCTCACCTGGCCCTTATGTTGCTATCTTCGAGCAGGAGTATGCCCGACTGGCACGTCTGCCAGAATATAAACAGCTCTTTGAGGGCGCGGATATGGCCACGGTCGCTCGTGATGTTCACAACGGCTACTTCTCCATTGACCGCGAAAAGAAACTGATTACGCCCTTCGAAGGCGAAATCAAACTCAAAGGCGGCAACCAGGACACGCGCGATACCGAGACCTACAACCTGATCATGCGGGAAAAGACCCGCCTACTCGATCTGAAGACGCCGCTCAAATTCATTTTCAGCCACTCGGCCTTACGTGAAGGCTGGGACAATCCGAATGTGTTCCAGATTTGCGCGTTCCGCGAGATGAATCAAGAGCGAGAGCGGCGCCAGACCCTCGGACGTGGCTTGCGGCTTTGCGTGAACCAGCAGGGCGAACGTATTCGCGGCTTCGAGACGAATACGCTGACCGTTATTGCGAACGAGAGCTACCAGAGTTTTGCCGAAAAGCTACAGAAAGATATTCAGGATGAGACCGGCATCCGTTTTGGGATCGTAGACCCGATCGAGTTCGCGACGATCCCGGTGCAAAAGGAAGGCGAATCTGCTGTTGCGCTGGGTAAGGAGTCTTCGCAAAAGCTCTGGGATTCACTGCGTCAGAGCGGTTACCTCGATAACAACGGCAAGGCCACCGAAGCTCTGAAGAAGGCGTTGGATACCAAGACGCTGCAACTGCCAACAGAGTTTGAAGCTCAACGAGAGCTGATTGAAGAGCGCCTCAACAAGATTAGCGCTGGCGTAGTCATCCGCAATGCAGATGAACCACGGCCAACGGTGCGACTCCGCGAGGCTGTCTTGAACAGCGAGGAATTCCGCCAGCTGTGGGATCGTATTCGCACGAAGTCAACGTATCGCGTTCACTTCGATCCTGAGTTGCTTGTCCAGAACTGTGTTCGTGCGATTCAGAGGGAGGTCATCGCTCCTCCTACGTTCATCACGACTACAACAACGGCGTCCCTCGGCAGGGGCGGCATTACAGCCGGAGAAACAGCAACCTCGGTTCCTGAGGTGGTCTCAACCGAACAGCCGTTCTTCCCCGATCTTGTTTCCGAGTTGCAGGACAAGACACAACTCCTTCGGAGAACGGTCGTACGGATTCTTTCGGAATCGCGCCGCTTACAAGATTTTCGCCGGAACCCCAATGAATTCATCCGTGTCGTCAGCAAAGCGATCATCGCGGCGAAGCGTCAGACCTTGGTGGATGGGGTTCAATATCACCGGCTTTCTGATTCCTTCTATGCGCAGGAGCTGTTCCTTCACCAGGAGCTCACCGGCTATTTGGCAAATCTTGTGCCATCCAAACGCTCGCTTTACGAAGAGACCGTATGTGACTCGAATGTCGAACGGACCTTTGTTGAAGAGTTGGAGCGCAGCGAAGGAGTCAAGCTCTACGTGAAGCTTCCGGGTTGGTTCGTCGTACCCACTCCCTTAGGTGGTTACAACCCGGACTGGGCGGTATTGCTCTCTCGTGATGGCGAAGAACGCCTGTACTTCGTCCTGGAGACGAAGGGAGCCTTTCGCAATCTACGCCCCAAGGAAGAGGCTCAGATTCTTTGCGGCGAACGGCATTTCCATGCCGTCGCTGCCGCTGAAAATCCAGCCCGTTTTGAACCAATTCGCGAGCTCAAGGACCTCTACACAAAGATCGTTGGCGGATAA
- a CDS encoding metallophosphatase domain-containing protein: protein MTSTKLRGPIKNPKVSPQAIRIVCISDTHGQHRQLTVPEGDILIHAGDFMRSGQRLNEIVDFNDWLGSLPHPHKVVIAGNHDLLFESYPEMARGRLNNTTYLENSGAEIFGLKFWGSPVQPTFHNWAFNVDRGAAIRRYWKKIPSDTDVLITHGPPFGTLDKIDILGPHLGCEELAKTISQIRPRLHVFGHIHGGHGQETTKATAFVNAAVLNERYELTHKSQTIDLIVNRGPERNSIR from the coding sequence TTGACTTCGACTAAGCTGCGCGGTCCTATTAAAAATCCAAAGGTAAGTCCGCAAGCAATTCGCATCGTTTGCATTAGTGACACGCATGGGCAGCACCGCCAACTGACGGTGCCTGAGGGCGACATCCTGATCCACGCTGGAGACTTCATGCGGTCCGGTCAGCGACTGAATGAGATCGTCGATTTCAACGACTGGCTTGGTAGTCTCCCTCACCCGCACAAGGTTGTGATCGCGGGGAATCACGACTTGCTCTTCGAGTCCTATCCGGAGATGGCTCGCGGTCGGCTGAACAACACAACCTATCTGGAGAATTCAGGAGCAGAAATTTTTGGCCTCAAGTTTTGGGGCTCCCCGGTTCAGCCTACCTTCCACAACTGGGCGTTCAACGTGGACCGCGGCGCTGCGATCCGCCGCTACTGGAAGAAAATCCCGTCGGACACGGATGTTCTTATCACTCATGGGCCACCTTTTGGCACGCTGGACAAGATCGATATCCTCGGCCCGCATCTGGGCTGCGAGGAGCTTGCGAAGACCATTTCGCAGATCAGGCCTCGGCTCCATGTCTTTGGGCATATTCACGGGGGCCATGGGCAGGAAACGACTAAAGCCACCGCATTTGTGAACGCCGCTGTTCTCAACGAGCGTTATGAGTTGACACATAAGAGCCAGACAATCGACTTGATTGTTAATCGCGGCCCTGAGAGAAACTCGATACGGTGA